GAGTCGATGTACGAATATGGCAGCCGCGCCGGAATCTGGCGACTGATGCGTCTTTTCGATGATCTGGACGTGCCGTGCACCTTCTACGCCTGCGCTGAGGCGTTCGAAAAGAATCCTGAGGTTGCGAAGTACGCCCGCGCCGCCGGCTACGACCTGCTCAGCCACGGACTTCGGTGGAACGAGGTGTGGCGCTACACCCGCGACGAGGAGCGCCAGAACATCCGCAGGGCCATCGAATCCTTCGAACGGACCTGGGGTGAACGTCCCCGTGCCTGGTACTGCCGCTACGGCGCGTCGGTCAACACCCGCGAACTCGTGGTTGAGGAGGGCGGGTTCGTCTACGACTCCGACGCGTACAACGACGATCTGCCCTACTACATCCCGATGGGTGATCACCGGCAGCTGGTGATCCCGTACAGCCTGACGTACAACGACCTTCAGGGCGACAAGAGTCCGTCCCTGTTCGCCGACTACATCACTCGTGCATTCGACGAATTGTGGCGTGAAGGTGAGAACGGTTTCCCGAAAATGATGTCGATCGGACTGCACCCGCGGGTCGTCGGTCAGGCGGCACGTGCCAATGCCCTGCGTCAGTTCATCGAGCATGCACAGGCGACTGGGAAAGTATGGTTCGCCCGCCGCATGGACATCGCCAGCCACT
This region of Mycolicibacterium diernhoferi genomic DNA includes:
- a CDS encoding polysaccharide deacetylase family protein; this encodes MDIPTAGTGLIRDFIGYGRQIPKVTWPNGANVAVNLVVNYEEGSEYSFDRDGENDVPVEAPYDFPADTRDLSRESMYEYGSRAGIWRLMRLFDDLDVPCTFYACAEAFEKNPEVAKYARAAGYDLLSHGLRWNEVWRYTRDEERQNIRRAIESFERTWGERPRAWYCRYGASVNTRELVVEEGGFVYDSDAYNDDLPYYIPMGDHRQLVIPYSLTYNDLQGDKSPSLFADYITRAFDELWREGENGFPKMMSIGLHPRVVGQAARANALRQFIEHAQATGKVWFARRMDIASHWLEHHPAS